In a genomic window of Streptococcus oralis:
- the glyQ gene encoding glycine--tRNA ligase subunit alpha: protein MSKKLTFQEIILTLQQFWNDQGCMLMQAYDNEKGAGTMSPYTFLRAIGPEPWNAAYVEPSRRPADGRYGENPNRLYQHHQFQVVMKPSPSNIQELYLESLEKLGINPLEHDIRFVEDNWENPSTGSAGLGWEVWLDGMEITQFTYFQQVGGLATGPVTAEVTYGLERLASYIQEVDSVYDIEWADGVKYGEIFIQPEYEHSKYSFEISDQEMLLENFDKFEKEAGRALEEGLVHPAYDYVLKCSHTFNLLDARGAVSVTERAGYIARIRNLARVVAKTFVAERKRLGYPLLDEATRAKLLAEDAE from the coding sequence ATGTCTAAGAAATTAACATTTCAAGAAATTATTTTGACTTTGCAACAATTTTGGAATGACCAAGGTTGTATGCTTATGCAGGCTTATGATAATGAGAAAGGTGCGGGAACGATGAGTCCTTACACTTTCCTTCGTGCTATTGGGCCTGAGCCATGGAATGCGGCTTATGTAGAGCCATCACGTCGTCCTGCTGACGGTCGTTACGGGGAAAACCCTAATCGTCTCTACCAACACCACCAATTCCAAGTGGTTATGAAGCCTTCTCCATCAAACATCCAAGAACTTTACCTTGAGTCTTTGGAAAAATTGGGTATCAATCCTTTGGAACACGATATCCGTTTCGTCGAGGACAACTGGGAAAATCCTTCAACTGGTTCAGCTGGTCTTGGATGGGAAGTTTGGCTTGATGGGATGGAAATCACTCAGTTCACATATTTCCAACAAGTTGGTGGATTGGCAACTGGCCCTGTGACTGCGGAAGTTACCTATGGTTTGGAACGCTTGGCTTCTTACATTCAAGAAGTTGATTCTGTCTATGATATCGAGTGGGCCGATGGTGTAAAATACGGAGAAATCTTCATCCAGCCTGAGTACGAGCACTCAAAATATTCGTTTGAAATTTCGGACCAAGAAATGTTGCTGGAAAACTTTGATAAGTTTGAAAAAGAAGCTGGTCGTGCCTTGGAAGAAGGCTTGGTTCACCCTGCCTATGACTATGTTCTCAAATGTTCACATACCTTTAACCTGCTGGATGCGCGTGGTGCCGTATCTGTAACTGAGCGTGCGGGCTATATCGCTCGTATTCGTAACTTGGCCCGTGTCGTAGCTAAAACCTTTGTTGCGGAACGCAAACGCCTAGGCTACCCACTTTTAGATGAAGCAACACGAGCTAAACTTTTAGCAGAAGACGCAGAATAG
- a CDS encoding S8 family serine peptidase — MNRRQRFSLRKYKFGLASVLLGTALVFGASQVSANEQSTGENQAQTQEIKTELKDDKHSNSATDQTNTNVIAPVVGEKQEAETSKEDASKQEAKVEAPVDKTAEAQESGKDSAVAKEVDQGVVQKETTVDTSTAPATEKASNIENKEAQATTAPKTTGETVTTEKEQEKAESAKPNSLSSNDIITVPKTWKAGYKGTGTVVAIIDSGLDLNHEVLRISDPSKAKFKNKEAIEAAKKAAGIDYGKWYSDKVVYAYDYFDGTDKIKEAERTSHGMHVTGIAAGNPDKEAPNGEKVYGVAPEAQVMFMRVFSDRQKTTSSALYVKAIDDAVALGADAINMSLGSSTGSMVDAGSDIVDAIKRARAKGVSVLISAGNSNTFGNGYSKPLAENPDYGLVGNPSTVEDSISVASVNNKTLTTAVFEVKGLEGNAGLHNGKFDYNQPEADKDFEKGKEYEYVEAGLGREEDFAKLDLTGKLALIQRGAMNFSEKIKNARKHGAVGALIYNNVEGANINMAIDDEAKKIPSVFISKQYGEALKSGNYKIVFNDKMDNRPSDVANQLSDFSSWGVTTDGQLKPDVTAPGGNIYSSFNDNTYGSISGTSMAAPHVTGVAVLVKEYLQKHHPELTPEQVSETVKALIMSTAKPHVNKDTGTYTSPRQQGSGIVDTAAAVSTDLYVTGENGYPSVTLGNVGDQFTFKVTVHNISDTDRTLKMVVNTNTDEVQDGKFTLRPRKLTETVWPEVTVKAHSSQTVTVKVDARKFAAELSKQMPNGYFLEGFVRFVDPADDGDIVSLAFMGFRGEFQNLPAVEKPIYNLVREGKNGFYTEVDKENPAVNYSNDATYLATLQNDLLVSKGQRQGRRITVLGIEQNAEGKHVLQLDEKGNVRIAISPNDDGNKDLVEYKTVALRNLVNLRATVYAATDTKHEHPIWEGDAKDLRKNYFDGDSRNLKSYILDNTAWRGQDFDGNTVADGLYDYVISYTPDVPGAKEQYTTFKIQIDTQKPVITSGYIRFKDGNQEFVARKPKDVGQGGILSEKVFYITPFDQKGTMILSGKDQSGTRALENTHLIKANADGSYTLPKDVDKANIYYLVEDYAGNVDYISLAELVRDQNSGRVKIALKDAKTNQDIDTLYVYRIKNSKGQYVDVDKTKAIHFLQFGHYTAEIFSYDRTELKFISALSQEFDLTEENSFQTITFLANLLEYAPVSVSFNQAVPKTTTVVLKGEDGTSITLPAEKYGQYAFGKKVATGRYTVQVTLPTGYELLEDLVSLLVKPGRNNALRLSVVSKLALIAAVNQQKELVETSRYFNSSADKRKAYDQAFQVAQSALSSKLKQELIDGVLASLEVAGKALDGKDSNVTALKEAMKAYYATTKTGRYANAKEKVRRAYDRAFQEIALLAVDPKVKQDQIDQSLIALATAKSKLNGKATDFSSLKKLVKDERLFQEKNARFIYADKKEKAAYLLTFKEAQELLKDPGASQEDVKDAITALKQAKRNLHGKKPKARRHP, encoded by the coding sequence ATGAATAGACGACAACGTTTTTCATTAAGGAAATACAAATTTGGTCTTGCTTCAGTTTTATTGGGAACTGCATTGGTTTTTGGAGCAAGTCAAGTCAGTGCCAATGAGCAGAGTACAGGTGAAAATCAAGCACAAACTCAGGAAATTAAGACAGAGCTAAAAGACGATAAACACTCAAACTCTGCGACTGACCAAACCAATACTAATGTGATAGCTCCAGTAGTTGGAGAGAAACAAGAAGCTGAAACTTCTAAAGAGGATGCTAGTAAACAAGAAGCTAAGGTGGAAGCTCCGGTTGATAAAACTGCTGAAGCTCAAGAATCAGGAAAAGATAGCGCAGTTGCAAAAGAAGTAGACCAAGGTGTCGTCCAAAAAGAAACAACAGTCGATACCAGTACAGCGCCTGCTACTGAGAAGGCTTCTAACATAGAGAACAAAGAGGCTCAAGCAACGACAGCTCCTAAAACTACTGGAGAAACAGTAACTACTGAAAAAGAACAAGAAAAAGCTGAGTCTGCAAAACCCAATAGTCTTTCAAGCAATGATATCATCACAGTACCAAAAACTTGGAAGGCTGGTTACAAGGGGACAGGGACCGTTGTTGCCATAATTGATTCTGGGCTTGATTTGAATCATGAGGTTCTTCGAATTTCGGATCCGTCAAAAGCAAAATTTAAAAACAAGGAAGCCATCGAAGCAGCTAAAAAGGCTGCTGGAATCGACTACGGTAAATGGTATAGTGATAAGGTTGTCTATGCCTACGATTACTTTGACGGAACAGATAAAATCAAAGAAGCAGAAAGAACTTCTCATGGGATGCACGTAACAGGGATTGCTGCTGGAAACCCTGATAAAGAAGCACCAAATGGTGAAAAGGTCTATGGTGTTGCGCCAGAAGCCCAAGTCATGTTTATGCGTGTCTTTTCAGATCGCCAAAAAACGACCAGTTCTGCCCTTTATGTAAAGGCGATTGATGACGCAGTTGCCTTAGGAGCAGATGCCATTAATATGAGTTTAGGATCTAGCACTGGTTCTATGGTGGATGCTGGTTCCGATATTGTGGATGCCATCAAACGGGCTCGTGCCAAGGGAGTGTCTGTTCTTATCTCAGCAGGAAATAGCAATACATTCGGAAATGGTTATTCAAAACCGCTAGCCGAAAACCCAGACTATGGCTTGGTTGGAAATCCATCCACTGTTGAAGACTCAATTTCAGTTGCTTCTGTCAACAATAAAACATTGACAACAGCCGTTTTTGAAGTTAAAGGTCTAGAGGGAAATGCCGGCCTTCATAACGGAAAATTTGATTATAATCAACCTGAAGCAGATAAGGACTTTGAAAAAGGAAAAGAGTACGAATACGTCGAAGCAGGGTTAGGTCGTGAAGAAGACTTTGCGAAGTTGGATTTAACTGGGAAACTTGCCCTCATTCAGCGTGGAGCCATGAACTTTTCAGAGAAGATCAAAAATGCACGAAAACACGGTGCAGTTGGTGCTTTGATCTACAATAATGTAGAAGGTGCAAACATCAATATGGCTATTGATGATGAAGCAAAGAAAATTCCTTCAGTATTTATTTCTAAACAGTATGGTGAAGCCTTAAAATCAGGAAACTACAAGATTGTTTTTAATGACAAGATGGATAATCGCCCTTCCGATGTAGCCAATCAGCTATCTGACTTTTCAAGTTGGGGAGTGACTACCGATGGACAATTGAAACCGGACGTGACAGCTCCTGGTGGCAATATCTATTCATCCTTTAATGACAATACCTATGGAAGTATCAGCGGAACCAGTATGGCGGCTCCTCACGTTACGGGTGTTGCAGTTCTGGTTAAGGAATACCTTCAAAAACACCATCCAGAATTGACTCCTGAGCAAGTATCAGAGACTGTCAAGGCCTTGATCATGTCAACTGCAAAACCACATGTTAATAAGGATACAGGCACTTATACCTCTCCTCGTCAGCAAGGCTCTGGGATTGTGGATACTGCTGCTGCAGTTTCAACCGACCTCTATGTAACAGGTGAAAATGGTTATCCAAGCGTGACTTTAGGAAATGTTGGAGATCAATTTACTTTCAAGGTTACTGTACACAACATTTCAGATACTGACCGTACTCTCAAGATGGTAGTGAATACCAATACAGACGAAGTCCAAGATGGAAAATTCACCCTTCGACCTCGAAAACTAACGGAGACAGTCTGGCCTGAAGTGACAGTCAAAGCCCACAGCAGTCAAACAGTCACTGTTAAAGTGGATGCTCGAAAATTTGCTGCTGAACTCAGCAAACAAATGCCAAATGGCTATTTCCTTGAAGGTTTTGTTAGATTTGTAGATCCAGCAGATGATGGGGATATTGTGAGTCTTGCATTTATGGGCTTCCGAGGAGAATTCCAAAATCTCCCTGCTGTCGAAAAACCAATTTACAATCTTGTCCGAGAAGGGAAAAATGGATTTTACACGGAAGTAGACAAAGAAAATCCCGCCGTTAACTACTCTAATGATGCTACCTATCTAGCTACCTTGCAAAATGACCTTCTAGTGTCTAAAGGTCAACGCCAAGGACGCCGAATTACCGTTCTTGGAATCGAACAAAATGCTGAAGGTAAGCATGTTCTTCAGTTGGACGAAAAAGGGAATGTCCGTATTGCCATTTCTCCAAATGATGATGGAAACAAAGACCTAGTTGAATACAAAACGGTTGCTTTGAGAAATCTTGTAAATCTTCGGGCTACAGTTTATGCGGCTACGGATACCAAGCATGAACATCCTATTTGGGAGGGTGATGCAAAGGATCTTCGTAAGAATTATTTTGATGGAGACAGTAGAAATCTGAAGAGTTATATTCTAGATAATACTGCTTGGAGAGGCCAGGATTTTGATGGGAATACTGTTGCAGATGGTTTATATGACTATGTTATTAGTTACACACCAGATGTTCCAGGAGCCAAAGAACAATATACGACCTTTAAGATTCAAATTGATACTCAAAAACCTGTCATCACAAGTGGTTATATTCGCTTTAAAGATGGAAACCAAGAATTCGTAGCTCGCAAACCAAAAGATGTGGGTCAAGGCGGTATCCTTTCAGAAAAAGTCTTCTATATCACACCATTTGACCAGAAAGGGACCATGATTCTATCTGGGAAAGACCAGTCTGGAACTCGTGCGCTTGAGAACACCCATCTGATCAAAGCCAATGCTGATGGTAGTTATACACTTCCTAAGGATGTTGACAAGGCTAATATTTACTATCTTGTTGAGGACTATGCAGGAAATGTAGATTATATCTCACTTGCTGAACTTGTACGCGATCAAAATAGTGGTCGAGTGAAAATTGCCTTGAAGGATGCAAAAACAAACCAAGATATTGATACCCTCTACGTCTATCGAATCAAAAATAGCAAGGGACAATATGTTGATGTTGACAAGACAAAAGCGATTCATTTCTTACAGTTTGGTCATTATACAGCAGAAATTTTCAGTTATGACCGAACAGAATTGAAATTTATCAGTGCCTTGTCCCAAGAGTTTGACTTGACTGAAGAAAATAGTTTCCAAACCATTACCTTCCTAGCAAATCTCTTAGAATATGCACCTGTGTCTGTTTCCTTCAATCAAGCAGTTCCAAAGACGACTACAGTGGTTCTGAAAGGAGAAGATGGGACAAGTATCACTCTTCCTGCTGAAAAATACGGTCAATACGCCTTTGGTAAGAAAGTTGCTACAGGTCGTTATACTGTACAAGTCACCTTGCCAACTGGATATGAACTCCTTGAAGATCTCGTTTCCTTGCTCGTGAAGCCAGGTCGAAATAATGCTTTGCGTCTATCTGTTGTGTCTAAGTTGGCCTTGATTGCTGCGGTAAATCAACAAAAAGAACTGGTAGAAACGTCTCGTTACTTTAATAGTAGTGCAGATAAGAGAAAAGCTTATGACCAAGCTTTCCAAGTGGCACAGTCAGCCTTGTCAAGCAAGTTGAAGCAAGAATTGATTGATGGTGTTCTTGCTAGTCTTGAAGTTGCTGGTAAGGCTTTGGATGGAAAAGATTCGAACGTTACAGCCTTGAAAGAAGCTATGAAAGCTTACTATGCAACGACTAAAACTGGACGATATGCTAATGCTAAGGAAAAAGTACGTCGAGCTTATGATCGTGCCTTCCAAGAAATCGCCTTACTAGCTGTGGATCCTAAAGTTAAACAGGATCAAATTGACCAATCTCTCATTGCCCTAGCAACAGCTAAAAGCAAACTAAATGGCAAAGCTACTGACTTCTCTAGTCTGAAGAAACTGGTCAAAGATGAACGCCTTTTCCAAGAAAAGAACGCGAGATTTATCTATGCAGACAAGAAAGAAAAAGCAGCTTATCTCCTAACCTTTAAAGAGGCACAGGAACTCCTTAAAGATCCAGGAGCGAGCCAAGAAGATGTCAAAGATGCCATTACAGCATTGAAACAAGCCAAGAGAAATCTACATGGCAAAAAACCAAAAGCAAGAAGACATCCTTAA
- a CDS encoding GFA family protein, with translation MLKGSCLCKAVTYTLDEELSELVFCHCSFCRKATASAYTVNAKVSSKNLVLHGKEQLVTYSSSPGKQRYYCQNCHSQIFTAQENIPEVCALKLGTIDECDQNLQTVPKRHIFQDPAFSWLLDE, from the coding sequence ATGCTTAAAGGATCTTGTTTATGCAAAGCAGTGACCTACACTTTAGATGAGGAATTGTCGGAATTAGTTTTTTGCCACTGCTCATTCTGTCGGAAAGCAACTGCGTCTGCCTATACAGTGAATGCCAAAGTTAGCAGTAAAAACCTAGTATTGCATGGAAAAGAACAGTTGGTTACCTATAGTTCATCTCCAGGAAAACAACGCTATTACTGTCAGAACTGTCATAGTCAAATTTTCACTGCTCAAGAAAATATACCAGAAGTCTGTGCTTTGAAACTAGGTACAATAGACGAATGCGATCAGAATTTACAAACGGTTCCCAAACGTCATATTTTTCAGGACCCAGCTTTTTCTTGGTTGCTTGATGAATAA
- a CDS encoding aldo/keto reductase, giving the protein MKSYTLNNGVSIPVLGFGTWKAENGEVAYQAVLEALKAGYRHIDTAAIYKNEESVGRAIRDSGIPRQEIFVTTKLWNTNHSYDEARQAFEESMEKLGLDYLDLYLIHWPNPKPLRENDEWKTRNAEVWRAMEDLYQEGKISAIGVSNFLPHHLDALLETARVIPAVNQVRFAPGVYQEEVVDYCREKGILLEAWGPFGQGELFDKTEVQEIAAKHGKSVAQIALAWSLAEGFLPLPKSVTASRIQSNLDCFGIELSKDEREILKTISVTSGAPRVDEMDF; this is encoded by the coding sequence ATGAAATCTTACACACTTAATAATGGAGTTTCAATTCCTGTACTAGGATTTGGAACATGGAAAGCTGAAAATGGAGAGGTGGCCTACCAAGCCGTTTTAGAAGCCTTAAAGGCCGGCTATCGTCATATCGATACTGCAGCTATCTATAAAAATGAGGAAAGTGTTGGTCGTGCTATTCGAGATAGCGGTATTCCAAGACAAGAAATTTTTGTAACGACCAAACTCTGGAATACCAATCACAGCTATGATGAAGCACGCCAAGCATTTGAAGAATCAATGGAAAAACTGGGATTGGATTATCTAGATTTGTACCTTATCCATTGGCCAAATCCAAAACCTTTAAGAGAAAATGACGAATGGAAAACTCGCAATGCTGAAGTCTGGAGAGCGATGGAGGACCTTTACCAAGAAGGCAAAATCAGTGCTATCGGCGTTAGTAATTTCCTTCCCCATCATTTGGATGCCTTGCTTGAGACAGCAAGAGTCATTCCAGCGGTCAATCAGGTACGCTTTGCACCAGGAGTTTATCAAGAGGAAGTGGTTGACTACTGTAGAGAGAAAGGAATTCTCTTAGAGGCTTGGGGACCTTTTGGCCAAGGAGAGTTGTTTGACAAGACAGAAGTCCAAGAAATTGCTGCTAAGCATGGGAAATCAGTGGCTCAAATTGCCTTGGCTTGGAGTTTGGCAGAAGGCTTTTTACCTCTACCTAAGTCAGTGACAGCCTCTCGCATCCAGAGCAATCTTGACTGTTTTGGAATTGAACTCAGCAAAGACGAGCGAGAAATCTTAAAGACAATTTCAGTGACTTCGGGCGCACCTCGTGTGGATGAGATGGATTTTTAG